GCAACAGCATTTGACGCGCACTGTTGCTAGCGATGGTCGCCCTAACAATCCTCCTGTATATCAACTGATGCAAGTGCAACGCATCTGCAATGCTTGGCGATTGCCCCCTTGCAATCTTACGGTACGTTGAAAACACAACCTCCAATATCGGATATGCTAACAACAACACTGGAAACCATGGCGAGACCGCCTCATTGCGCTGCACAAGCGCTATCGACCCTACAGCTATAACAATTCCCCACAAATAGGCACCACCATCGCCAATGAACAAAAGTCCCCGGGGATAATTCCAAAACCAGAAGGCTATTGTAGCCCCCAATAAAATAACAAAAACCGCCATATAATGCCAGTCCCCTACCTTCATCGCCACATAAGCCAACACGATCAAAATCATCATCGTTACCGTGCTGGCGAGGCCGTTGTATCCGTCGATAATATTGAAGGCATGCGTCATCGCGAGGATAGCAAGAGCCGCGAGGCTCGTTCCCAGAAATGAATAACGACCTAAAAGGGAATCAAGAATCGGAAAATCCGTTCGGACTACGCGCAATTCCAGAAATATCGCCAATAGAACGGCGGATGTCGCTGTCGCCAGCAACCGCAAACCCGGTGGCACACGATGTGTGACATCTTCTACGATCCCGGCGATCCACGCTGGCGCCACCGCAATCGCCGTACAAACCCACCATCTCAACGGGTCGTTTATTTTTTGGGAGTTATAAAGCCCCAGATTGACTGCGAAAAGACCGACCGATATGAACGACACGCCCACGGCTAGTCCACCGAGCCTTGAGACCTCTCCGTAATGAAATCTTTGAGGCCGATCATGTGGATATCGCCCTATCCGACCAAGCGAACTTTTAAAAATAAAGAAGCACCCCAGATATGATGCGACGAATGCGAGAACGAGCTGTATAATCACTGGCGGTTGCGGCGTGTCAACACAAAATGGCGGCTATCAAAGAAAGCTACATACCATACCATGCGGCATATAACTTCAAGACCTTCATAACATAACGCTCCGTCTCCAAAAAGGGCGGTATTGCTGAACCAAAGCGCTTTACCGCTCCTTCTCCAGCGTTGTAGGCTGCCAATACCAGCTCCACTTTACGATTCATTTTACGCATCAAATCCGCCAGTATCAACGCCCCCATATTTGCATTCAACCAGGGGTCAAGCAACTGTTCAACAACGTCGCTTTGGTTAGCAGATGTAAGGCCATAACGTAAAGCCGTTGCGGGCATGACTTGCATCAGTCCGACCGCACCCTTTTTCGATATGGCTTTCGCATCAAAAGCCGACTCCACCGCTGCCACAGCCGTCACCATTGCCGGGTCTAACCGATTCATCTTCGCCGCTGCGTTCAACGCGTCCCGCACATCCCGGTAACGGGGCAGCGCCGTGGGGGGCGGAACGACTTCAGGAGGGGGTATATCGTTGTCTGGCCCCAACCATGTCACGGTACCGGCGTCGTTCGGCGGATTACGGTTTCCGATGTGCACTACTCCGCGATCGTCTGTAAACTTCCACGTCCGACCGGTCGCTCGGCCCGCAATAACCGTCAATGCCGACATCACGAGCGCACGGCGTCTCATGCCGCACTGGCGCGGACGACTGCAACCGAAGCCCCGCTCACTCATGAACTTCCAATCACTGTCACGATGACGGAAAAAGTACACCTATACGAACGGCGACTCGACACCCGATCCTCCGCGTCGCTCGTACGCCTTGCCACACACATCCTCCAGGCCCCGGGTGACATCTTGGACCTCGGTATGGGGCCAGGATCCCTCGGACGCTACCTTCGCACCCGCCTTCACCGATCCGTGACCCTAGACGGCGTCACCCACAACGAGGAGGAAGCGTCTCAGGCCGCAGGATTCTATCAACATTGCTGGATAGCCGACCTCGAATCTGTGGACCTCCTCGCACTCGTAGGCAAACGCCGCTATCGATGGGTTGTCTGCGGAGACGTCCTTGAACACTTGCGTAATCCGGAAGCGCTATTAGTTCAGTGTCGCGCCCTTCTGACTGACTGTGGTGAGTTACTCGTTTCAATCCCGAATGCATCTTATGCCGGCCTCATCGCCGACTTAATTCACGGGCAATGGCAATATCGCCCTGAAGGCTTGCTGGACAGGACGCACGTTCGATTTTTTACGCGCCAGTCTTTTATTAAAACACTAACGGAATGCGGGTGGCACGCCATATCCGCAGAGCCAATCAAACAACCCTGGCATGAAACCGAATTTTCCCGGCCTTTTGATAATTTACCCCCAGCCGTTGGGAAATATTTATTAGCCCAGCCACATACCCATGCCTATCAATGGATAATACGTGCCGCGCCCGCGGATCGTCCCGATCTTCCTACCTTACGTGAAAGCATTGACAACGATGATGCCAGTATGGCCAGTTATGTCATCAGTTTGTACATCGACGACGGCACAGGATTCTCCGAGCGTCACCGCATGTGCGCACTCGGTACCATGGGGCGATCCTGCCAAGAAATAAAGTTCACCATAGATGCCAACACACGGTGCGAACGGCTACGCCTCGACCCCGCGGACCGTCCAGGCTACTGGAATTTACGGCGGATAACGCTCACCGATCGAGCTCAAAACCTTCTGTGGGAGTGGAAACCCAGCAAAACCGCACACCTTCAACTTCAAAAAACCGAGCATTATGACATCCACATTGGCTCACTCGAAAGCGGTAGCGCTCCATTTTCACGCATGATTCTGACCGGCTCCGACCCCCAATTTACTTTGCCGATACCCCCAGAAATTGTTCGTTCCTGGGGAGCACTTGGCGGAACGCTTACAATCACTTGTGATTGGCCGTGGTCGCCCGACTATCATGCCGCCATCGAAGCCATAAAAGGGACAGACCCATCGTCCGCCCCGTCAATCAATGACAAGAAGGAAAATAGGCACAAACACTTGGGATTTAAAGGTTGGGCCAGAAATCTTCTCTTCGGAAAACCGCGGATCGGATAAACTTATCCGGGCGACCCCGCTTGCAAACGCGAGAATGAAA
This region of Tepidimonas taiwanensis genomic DNA includes:
- a CDS encoding class I SAM-dependent methyltransferase, producing MTEKVHLYERRLDTRSSASLVRLATHILQAPGDILDLGMGPGSLGRYLRTRLHRSVTLDGVTHNEEEASQAAGFYQHCWIADLESVDLLALVGKRRYRWVVCGDVLEHLRNPEALLVQCRALLTDCGELLVSIPNASYAGLIADLIHGQWQYRPEGLLDRTHVRFFTRQSFIKTLTECGWHAISAEPIKQPWHETEFSRPFDNLPPAVGKYLLAQPHTHAYQWIIRAAPADRPDLPTLRESIDNDDASMASYVISLYIDDGTGFSERHRMCALGTMGRSCQEIKFTIDANTRCERLRLDPADRPGYWNLRRITLTDRAQNLLWEWKPSKTAHLQLQKTEHYDIHIGSLESGSAPFSRMILTGSDPQFTLPIPPEIVRSWGALGGTLTITCDWPWSPDYHAAIEAIKGTDPSSAPSINDKKENRHKHLGFKGWARNLLFGKPRIG
- a CDS encoding lytic transglycosylase domain-containing protein; this encodes MSERGFGCSRPRQCGMRRRALVMSALTVIAGRATGRTWKFTDDRGVVHIGNRNPPNDAGTVTWLGPDNDIPPPEVVPPPTALPRYRDVRDALNAAAKMNRLDPAMVTAVAAVESAFDAKAISKKGAVGLMQVMPATALRYGLTSANQSDVVEQLLDPWLNANMGALILADLMRKMNRKVELVLAAYNAGEGAVKRFGSAIPPFLETERYVMKVLKLYAAWYGM
- a CDS encoding MraY family glycosyltransferase; amino-acid sequence: MGVSFISVGLFAVNLGLYNSQKINDPLRWWVCTAIAVAPAWIAGIVEDVTHRVPPGLRLLATATSAVLLAIFLELRVVRTDFPILDSLLGRYSFLGTSLAALAILAMTHAFNIIDGYNGLASTVTMMILIVLAYVAMKVGDWHYMAVFVILLGATIAFWFWNYPRGLLFIGDGGAYLWGIVIAVGSIALVQRNEAVSPWFPVLLLAYPILEVVFSTYRKIARGQSPSIADALHLHQLIYRRIVRATIASNSARQMLLRNSRTSPYLWGVAIIAVMPAMLFWQNTEILIPFFVGFAFLYVILYVSIVRFKVPKWLKR